The sequence GTCCTTGATGCCCATCAGCCGCTGCTCGTCGGAGTCGACGAGGAACAGGCCGCCGAAGGACCAGAACGCCTGGCCGCCGAGATTCGTCGCCGGTTCCTGGTCGAGGAGCAGTACCTTGCGGCCCGCCGCGGCCAGCTCCGCCGTGGCGACCAGGCCGGCGAGCCCGCCTCCGACGACGATCGCGTCCGCGTCCGAGGACGCGGCCGAGGCGGCGAAGGCAGGCGCCGTCGCCTGCGCGAGGGCGGTGGCGGCGAGTGCGCCGCCCGCCGCCGTCAGGGCGCGGCGCCGTGTGATCGCGGCCAGGGCTGGGGAGTTCTCCATGGACTGCCTTCCGGAGGAGACGGAGGAGATGCGAGGGGCGAACGGTGGAGGGAGCGGGAGACACCGGGGGTGTCGCTGGGGATGCCGCTGGGACAGCTGCGCTGTTACCGTCGGTAGCCCACAGGGAATCAGGTTGTCACATCAATGTGGTAGTGGCCGGACACCAACATGCGGGCGGCTTCGTTGTGTCCCGGCGACAGCGCGGACGGACAACGGCCCGCCAACGGCCGGATAGCGGACGGAGAACGGACTCATGACTGTCGTCCACGAACGCGAGCCGGTCACCGAGATCCTGCGGACGATGGCCGTCGACAACGATGTGTGCGGCGAGCTCGTCCGCGCGGCCCGGGCCCACTCCCCCGAGGTCGCCCGGCTCACCGAGGCGGAGAGCCGCTCCCACGTCACCGCCATGATCCGCGCCGCCGGTGAGTGGTTCGCCACCTTCGACCGGGTCGAGCAACAGGACTTCACGGCAGCCCTGTTGCTGGGGGCCGACCGCGCGGGCCAGGGTGTGGCGATGACCGCGGTGCTGCGAGGGGTTCAGGCCGGGCTGAGCCGGGCATTGGAGATCACCGTCGACCGCTGCCGGGCGGCGGGAGTGCCGGACAGCACGCTGCTCGGCGTCGTCCTGCGCCTCAACGAGTACGGCGCCGCGGTCGAACGCCATGTGATCAACGGCTACCGCGCCGCGGAGCGGGCCACCCCGCACGAGAGCGTCGAGGTCCGCACGAACGTGCTCCGGAGGCTGCTGGTCGGCGGAGTCGTCCCGTCCCCGCTGGAGATGGCCGGGGCCGGGATGCGGCCGGGCGGCGGACCGCACCACTGCGTCGTCGCGGACGCCGGCAACCCCGCGGCCGTGCGCCTTCTCACGGACCGGCTCTCCGGGCTCGGCGCGGTGTCCGGACTGATCGAGGGACGGCTGGCCGGCCTGAGCGGACGGATGCCCGGGATCGGGGAAGCGGGCGCGTCGGCGCTGGTCGTGGTCTCACCGGCCGCTCGACTGGAGGAGATCCGCCCGCTGTACCGGCTCTGTGTCCGGGCCGTGGACATCGGTGTACGGCAGGGGCGTCAGGGTCTGTACGAACTGACCGACCTCGCCGCCGAGATCGCCCTCGCCGACCAGCCGCTGCTGGGCGCGCATCTGAGCGCCCGACTCCTCGGCTCACTCGACGAGTCGGACGCCTTTCACCGCCAACTCGCGGTCACGGCGCTGACGTTCCTCGACAACGGCCGGCGTCTCGACCAGACCGCGACGGCCCTGTTCACTCACCCCAACACCGTCCGCTACCGGCTCGGCCGCCTCCAGCAGATCACCGGCCACGCACTGACCGACCTCGCGTCCGGGCCGCTCCCCGAACCACTGAGCACCCTGAACTGGTGGTGGGCCCTGACCACGTGGCTGCGACAGGACCCCGAGCCGCTGTGATCACCGGGCTCAGCCGTCGAGTTCGGGATCGCGGTCCCCCTTGCGGTCGCGGCGGGCCAGCAGGCGCTGGGCGCGGGTCAGGCCGTCGGGGAGGTTCCTGCGCAGCGCGGCGCGGGCGGCGTTGGAGCCCGGGGCCCCGTGCACACCGCCTCCCGGGTGCGCGGAGGCCGATGCCAGGTAGAGGTTCTTGACGGGTGTCTCCGGGCGTCCGGTGCCCGGCACGGGCCGGAAGAAGAGCTGCTGGTGCAGGGCCGTGGTGCCGCCGTTGATGGCACCCCCGTGCAGGTTGGCGTCGAGCGCCTGGAGGGTGGGCGGGGCCAGGATGCGCCGTGCCCTGATCAGGGCACGGAATCCGGGCGCGAAGCGCTCGACCTGGCGCTCGACCCGGTCGGCCATGAGCTCCTGCTCCTTCGCGTCCCAGGTACCGGTCAGTCCGTCGTCACCGGCGTCACCCTTGATGCGGTGCGGGACGTGGGTGTAGGCCCACGCCGACTCGGTGCCCTCGGGCGACCGGGTCGGATCGGCGGTCGTCATCTGCCCGAACAGCGCGAACGGCCGGTCCGGTACCTGCCCCATGGCGATCTGTGCCGCGAACCGGGTCAGCTCGTCGACGCCGTCCGCCAGGTGCACGGTGCCCGCGCCCGCGGCCTCGGGGGCCTGCCACGGTACGGAGCCGTCGAGGGCCCAGTCGACCTTGAAGGTGGCGAAGTCCCACTGGAACCGGCGCAGGTCGGCCAGCACCCGGGGCGGGAGATCGGCGCTGTCGACCAACTCGCCGTACAGGGCGGGGGCCGACACGTCCGCGAGTACGGCACGGCCGGCGGACACCGTCTCACCGGACGCCGTGCGCACCGCCACGGCCCGCCCCTGCCGGACGACGACGCGGCTCACCCGTTCCCCGCACCGCAGGACACCGCCGCGCTCCCGCAGCCGCCGTGTCAGCGCGTCGATGAGGGCACCCGAACCAC is a genomic window of Streptomyces sp. NBC_00414 containing:
- a CDS encoding PucR family transcriptional regulator, with the protein product MTVVHEREPVTEILRTMAVDNDVCGELVRAARAHSPEVARLTEAESRSHVTAMIRAAGEWFATFDRVEQQDFTAALLLGADRAGQGVAMTAVLRGVQAGLSRALEITVDRCRAAGVPDSTLLGVVLRLNEYGAAVERHVINGYRAAERATPHESVEVRTNVLRRLLVGGVVPSPLEMAGAGMRPGGGPHHCVVADAGNPAAVRLLTDRLSGLGAVSGLIEGRLAGLSGRMPGIGEAGASALVVVSPAARLEEIRPLYRLCVRAVDIGVRQGRQGLYELTDLAAEIALADQPLLGAHLSARLLGSLDESDAFHRQLAVTALTFLDNGRRLDQTATALFTHPNTVRYRLGRLQQITGHALTDLASGPLPEPLSTLNWWWALTTWLRQDPEPL
- a CDS encoding phytoene desaturase family protein, whose translation is MPDAVVIGAGPNGLVAANLLADEGWSVEVLEEQDEPGGAVRHDHGVDPDFTNDLFSSFYPLAAASPVLSGLHLERYGLRWSHAPHVLAHPLSDGRCAVLGRNVDDTAASLDVFADGDGDAWRELHRIWDRLRPDLLEALFTPFPPVRAGARLGLRLRTAGGLRLARSMVLPVRRLGEEEFRGEGGRLLLAGNALHADLAPEAAGSGGFGWLMSMLGQTYGFPVPVGGSGALIDALTRRLRERGGVLRCGERVSRVVVRQGRAVAVRTASGETVSAGRAVLADVSAPALYGELVDSADLPPRVLADLRRFQWDFATFKVDWALDGSVPWQAPEAAGAGTVHLADGVDELTRFAAQIAMGQVPDRPFALFGQMTTADPTRSPEGTESAWAYTHVPHRIKGDAGDDGLTGTWDAKEQELMADRVERQVERFAPGFRALIRARRILAPPTLQALDANLHGGAINGGTTALHQQLFFRPVPGTGRPETPVKNLYLASASAHPGGGVHGAPGSNAARAALRRNLPDGLTRAQRLLARRDRKGDRDPELDG